One window of the Triticum dicoccoides isolate Atlit2015 ecotype Zavitan chromosome 3B, WEW_v2.0, whole genome shotgun sequence genome contains the following:
- the LOC119276985 gene encoding FCS-Like Zinc finger 8-like: MDNCADQNLAQRSIGFFRVPGLFVRLSSKGLNAVDPDSVWSPTSPLDFKNLPSSNTVGTNLKPTGLLGIEADLLKLRTGSQRVGLGLVDALTADEGSLHFGGKNSFLESIKPFLELGLPKAAADASSCQKTGSVGHGDAMNENTGFVQCDCEDEEYTCVIEHGPNPRTTHILKGQTVEVPNGVRSKRPIFTIEPIEEQSWPSMPAGGATSGSCSYCRKRLREDMDTFMYLGEKAFCSNECRKCCIEEEMDEVEVELMMLDSGGSSADLHW, encoded by the exons ATGGACAACTGCGCCGACCAGAACCTTGCGCAGAGGAGCATTGGATTCTTCAGGGTGCCTGGTCTCTTTGTGCGGCTGAGCAGCAAAGGCCTGAATGCAGTGGACCCTGATTCAGTCTGGAGCCCAACCTCTCCTCTGGATTTCAAGAACCTGCCGTCATCAAACACCGTGGGCACCAATCTCAAGCCCACTGGACTGCTAGGCATCGAGGCTGATCTTCTGAAGCTCAGAACCGGCTCCCAGAGAGTCGGTCTCGGCCTTGTCGATGCCCTCACCGCCGACGAGGGCTCGTTGCACTTTGgaggcaagaactcctttcttGAATCCATCAAGCCATTTCTTGAGCTTGGGCTGCCAAAGGCGGCTGCCGATGCATCATCGTGTCAGAAGACCGGTTCGGTTGGCCATGGCGACGCCATGAACGAGAACACAGGCTTTGTTCAATGTGATTGTGAGGATGAAGAGTACACCTGCGTGATCGAGCATGGCCCGAACCCGAGGACGACGCACATCCTGAAAGGCCAGACGGTGGAGGTGCCCAACGGCGTCCGTTCCAAGAGGCCGATTTTCACCATTGAGCCCATCGAGGAGCAGTCATGGCCATCGATGCCGGCTGGTGGTGCCACTTCTGGTTCGTGCTCCTACTGTAGGAAGCGGCTGCGAGAGGACATGGACACCTTCATGTATCT GGGCGAGAAGGCGTTCTGCAGCAACGAGTGCAGGAAGTGCTGCATCGAGGAGGAGATggatgaggtggaggtggagctcaTGATGCTGGATTCCGGCGGCTCCTCTGCTGATCTGCATTGGTGA